A stretch of Triticum aestivum cultivar Chinese Spring chromosome 1D, IWGSC CS RefSeq v2.1, whole genome shotgun sequence DNA encodes these proteins:
- the LOC123163905 gene encoding calcineurin B-like protein 7, whose translation MPRSTVGDWDNFNVLLVVAFRLLDLRGISNSVEYEEAYIFLMMMSNRLWTSREAHLNENGRIDPDEWKVFRSKKNLAEAPALGHNYVIHSQPALQNYWYMRFTIWSEPICCKCRMIFC comes from the exons ATGCCGAGGAGCACCGTTGGAGATTGGGACAACTTCA ATGTCCTTCTCGTAGTTGCATTCAGACTATTGGATCTGCGAGGCATCAGCAACAGCGTTGAATATGAAGAG GCCTACATCTTTTTGATGATGATGTCGAACAGATTGTGGACAAGCAG GGAGGCACACTTGAACGAAAATGGGAGGATAGATCCTGATGAATGGAAAGTGTTCAGAAGTAAAAAAAATCTCGCTGAAGCACCTGCGCTA GGTCATAACTATGTCATTCACTCTCAACCTGCGCTACAAAATTATTGGTATATGCGATTTACG atttggtcagagCCCATCTGTTGCAAGTGTCGGATGATTTTCTGCTGA